Proteins from a single region of Streptomyces griseiscabiei:
- a CDS encoding aldo/keto reductase — protein MQYVKLGSTGLDVSRICVGCMSFGLPDRGTHEWTLDEEASRPLIRQALDAGINFFDTANVYSDGTSEEIVGRALAQFARREEIVLATKVNGAMHQGPNAWGLSRKAIMTEIDNSLRRLGTDYVDLYQIHRFDPNTPVEETMEALHDVVKAGKVRYLGASSMYAWQFAKMQHAALSHGWTRFVSMQNHYNLLYREEEREMLPLCADQNVATLPWSPLARGRLTRDWDTVTARTETDNFGRTLYQEGDREIVDTVTRIAGEHGVPRARIALAWLSSRPTVTAPIVGATKPHHLTDAIASLDVTLTEKETEELERPYTARGISGH, from the coding sequence ATGCAGTACGTGAAGCTCGGCTCGACGGGTCTGGACGTGTCCCGGATCTGTGTCGGATGCATGAGTTTCGGCCTCCCCGACCGAGGCACGCACGAGTGGACCCTGGACGAGGAGGCCTCCCGCCCGCTCATCCGGCAGGCGCTGGACGCCGGGATCAACTTCTTCGACACGGCGAACGTCTACTCCGACGGCACCAGCGAGGAGATCGTCGGCCGCGCGCTCGCCCAGTTCGCCCGCCGCGAGGAGATCGTCCTCGCGACCAAGGTGAACGGCGCCATGCACCAGGGCCCCAATGCCTGGGGCCTGTCCCGCAAGGCGATCATGACGGAGATCGACAACAGCCTGCGGCGCCTCGGCACCGACTACGTGGACCTGTACCAGATCCACCGCTTCGACCCGAACACCCCGGTCGAGGAGACGATGGAGGCCCTGCACGACGTCGTGAAGGCGGGCAAGGTCCGCTACCTCGGGGCGAGTTCGATGTACGCCTGGCAGTTCGCCAAGATGCAGCACGCGGCCCTGTCCCACGGCTGGACGCGGTTCGTCTCCATGCAGAACCACTACAACCTCCTCTACCGCGAGGAGGAGCGCGAGATGCTCCCGCTCTGCGCGGACCAGAACGTCGCCACCCTGCCCTGGAGCCCGCTGGCCCGGGGCCGCCTCACCCGCGACTGGGACACCGTCACCGCCCGCACCGAGACCGACAACTTCGGCCGCACCCTCTACCAGGAGGGCGACCGTGAGATCGTCGACACCGTCACCCGCATCGCCGGCGAACACGGAGTGCCCCGCGCCCGCATCGCCCTCGCCTGGCTGTCGAGCCGCCCCACCGTCACCGCCCCCATCGTCGGCGCCACCAAGCCCCACCACCTCACCGACGCCATCGCCTCACTCGACGTGACCCTGACCGAGAAGGAGACCGAGGAACTGGAGCGGCCGTACACGGCTCGGGGGATCAGCGGCCACTGA